Sequence from the Ziziphus jujuba cultivar Dongzao chromosome 9, ASM3175591v1 genome:
ACCAACCAATCAATTATCATCGGCAATATGTTCACCAGCcgttaaaatcaaattacatatatatatatatatatatatattacttgtaCCATACCTGTTCGTGTGCACATTTAAAATCATCCATCTTCAGAGGACGAACATCCCCACTGTTATACAATGCAGGTACAGGTCTGCTATCTGCCAAAGCAATAGCCCTCTCCTGGAAAATATTATGGGAACAAATGCAATTCAACATATGATACAGCCAAATCAGCAGTACAGTACAATTGACAGcaagaaaagttaaaaataaaaaaaaataaaaaaataaaaaaataaaaactcccAATACatgttttatgttatttttatccAGAAGGAAaccaaaaagatgaagaaaactTAGATGACAACTAGAATTAAAATGCTTGTCCAATAACATCCTccataaaaatgcaattataaATGAGTAGCAGTACGGGACTTAAAGAGCAAAATAGAGATATGGGACTGACTGGTCATTAGTAATTAATTGACACAGTTCTACATAAACTATACATTTTAACAAAACACTAATTGTATAAAACCAACCTTTTTCTCCTTCTCCAATATTTCCCTAATAGGACGATGTGCTGCTGTCACACAAAGATTCTGCAACCAAAAAGGTAATCAAATTCACTGGAACATTCTTTTATAAGGCAAATACACGgattaattaaaagattaattaaaagtatttgTAGGCAACCTTCAGGTCACTGCCAGAATATCCATCAGTCATATTTGCAACTGCTTCCAAATCAACATCAGGTTCTAAATCTTCTTTGGCTAATATAACTCCAAGAATTTTTTCTCTGTTACGGGCATCTGGCAAGTTAACCATCAATCTGCACAAAATTAGAATATGGtcaatcatttttctttttctttattttttggccCAGAAAAATGTAGTCAATCGTGCTTCTTAAATGATGCTGAATAGCAACGTAAAAGAGCTAGAAACGTAAGAAATCTACCTCCTAGGAAGCCTCCTAATAACTGCTTCATCAAGGTCAAAAGGCCTATTGGTAGCCGCAAGTACCAAAACACGCTCTTTATCCTTTGTACGCAGACCATCCCAGTTTACCATGAactcatttttcattttacgCATAGCTTCATGTTCTCCAGGATTTTCACGTCTTCCTAACATGCTATCAACCTAAAATagtaacaaaaaacaaaaataagtttTTGCAGATATAACTAGGAAGACAACAGgctataaatatgaaattgggATGCAACAGAACAGACCTCATCTACAAAAACAACACTCGGAGCAATTTTACTGGCTAGTGAAAAAACAGCTTTTACATACTTCTCTCCTTCACCAAACCACTGCAATCAAACATATCGGAGATCATAATTCAACAATAAAGCACCAATAAGAAAGATCCATACATCACTTCACTACAACATTACATACCTTTGAAGTGATGCTTGACATAGAAATGTTGATAAAGTTGGCACCGGCTTCAGTTGCGACAGCCTTTGCAAGCATAGTTTTTCCAGTACCAGGCGGACCAAAGAGCAATATTCCTTTGCATGGCTGTGAAAATGCGGACCAAATTCTTTAGGTAAAGATAAAAGATATGAATTGcaagaaaaaatttatatttgcatAATTAAGATGGAAAACACAACCCAACAAATAAACTAAGCTTACTTTAGTAAGCTGTCCTTTGCTAAACAATTCAGGCCTTTGAAGAGGAAGCATCACCAACTCCTTAAGTGTGTCTTTCACATTTTCTAAGGCCCCAATGTCATCAAAAGTTACCCCAATATCACTTGGTGGAATAACATCAGCAAGAAGTTTCTTCTCAAATTCATTCTCAGTGACCACATCCTGCAAATCCTTAAtgttaattccacaataaaccaaatcatcattttcaaactacatttaggggaaaaaataactagctgaaaaaaaaaaaaaaaaaaaacctgtctCAAGAGACTGAAAAGTAGCACTGAATTCTATAGCACCAAAGAACAGCTATCAACTTTTACCTTGAGTGATTTTTTCACACTTTTGCTTTCACTTTGAATGCCCTGTAGAAGGTTGAGGCCATGCCTAAGACTGAAATAAATTACATCAAACACAAATGTTAAAACGAGCAGAAAGATAGATGCATTTGGACTTAAAAACTATTACAAAACAGACTGAGCAAAGTCAACAACCTTTCAGAAGAAATTAAAAGTTTGGCATCTTTGATCGAAACATCAGAACACTGCATAAGGTGGTAACACAAAGCCCAGCCTACTACTTTCTCCACATCTGTACCAAAAGAGTGAAAAAAAGGACGCAACCATAAGTAGATATTCGAGTAAAAGATTACAAGAAAAACAATTCataggcaaaataaatacaaacttTCAGTTGTAAGTGCTTGATCTTTAATGCACAAAGTTTCAATATCAGGGCAATCCAAGCCAATTCTGTTGAGCACCTGAAAGCAAAGCAAaggatccaaaattaaagataacaAGAAAAGAAACATACAGAATAacatcaaatcaaaattaataacttCGCAAGTTGAACAAAACTGCAGAATCATGTGACCATTATAGGAAACCAAGGTATTAGAAATTAGTCCATGACGTGTGAAAAATTTTGCAAGGAAAAGGTAAGGTCAAATTGGTCAACAAAACCAAAGCATCAAAAGTAGTACAGTTTTTAGCATGTGAATGCACTAAATGCATCCGCTTGGCCAGTCTGTAAGAGCAAAGAGAAGAGAATGAGCAAGAGTTTATCATAATATCAACTATACATGAAAAATATCCACCTCCCACTTCATACATTTACTTGGTAAATGTAAATGTACCATGAAACTATCGTTATGTTTAAAACGGAAATATGTATAGACAGCATGAAAGTACTGTAAAGACTTAAAACTGCCACCAGCATATGAAAAAATAGCCGCATAGTATGAAAGGTCTAAAAAATTGTGATACTCACCGAGCGAATGCTAACAATATTTGACTGTGCTTTCATTGTTTCAACATCACATTCCAACTGCTGCTTCCAGTCTGAAAGTAGGGCTTCATCCTACCAGGATAAAGAATaacatatatttgaaattttatttggataataaACAGCAAGAACAATTCATTATCGGTGAGATTAATATTTGCTTCAATACCTGCGGCAATTGTATCACCACTTTGTTGGGAAAAAGTCGACCAAGTTGCTTCATTGTTTTAGGGGTTTCTTTGCTCCTATCATGAAGCCTACCAAAGTTATCCtacaaaagaggaaaaaaacatCGTACTCGTCCTTAAAAGAAGCAAAACAAGCAAGTGTCCTAatgaattggaaaaagaaataaaattgctAACAGCACTTTCATACTCCCCACTATGGTGGAAACTTTTCAAGTAATACATTACACACGGATAAACTAGTAAAGAGAAAAGGATGCTGTAAAGAAAAAGTTAACAGAGATTAGCAACTAAAGAGGCCATTAGAATTACTCTTCCATAGTCACACAATCAACCCACCAGCTATAAGTTATCGCAATAAAGATTTCAAGTCATGAATACTATGTTTCTTATAAGATAAGACCAGAAAGATTCTGCTCACTTGCATGCACAAttaggaggaagaagaaaattaaataaataaataaataatgataataataataagaggcATACCGGGAAAGCAAAATCAAGTAAAGCAGTTTGGTTGCTTCCAAACTTGGTAAACAAAAGACCACCAGGATGGGACTGCAAAACATTTTTTACAGCAGTGTAAAAACATAAGCAATTAAAAATAGTATACTCAACACAGAGAAcaaccaagagcaagctagaaGAACTAAAGTATCAACAGTTTACCTTCTCCTTCCGATTGTCCAATTGCATATGGGAGCCAATTATAACAACTTTTGGAGGCAAATGTTCAAGCCTGGTTTTTAAGAATGTGTGCGCATCTGAGCTGCCCACCATGGACTTTTCAATGTCTTTCACAAACAATATAACAGGAACGCTTTTACTCTCATTTGAAGCAATCTATACACACAagacaatttcaaattttaataccaAAACAACACCAAAAGTATTAATGAAGCAAAGAGGAAACAGACCTCAAAGAGTTCAGTAATAGCAAGTTTTTCAAGGTCATCACTTCCTGAACCATCTAACCGTAAATGATGAGCTGCACAGTAAAGCAAAACAGAATAAAACAAGTTAAGAGAACACTGTGATAAAGgcacaaataaaataaagggaTAAAATTATATAGGCAAAGGAATCACCAGAACAGAAAAAACCGTGATCTTCTTCACAACGACCACCTAGATCATTACCATCTGGAATTGACTTCTCAAATCTAACTCCAATTTTTGAGGACCCATTTTCCTCAAAAGCAAGAACAACTTTGCCCCGACAACCAAATGATGGCCCCCTGCCAagaatttagattaggaaagagtAAACAAATGTATCAAAAACCTAGATGGTTTCTTATCTgttaatcaaaatatattaagagCGAAGTTAATCAGCTACTACCAATCAAAAAAATCCCAAACATCTGTAAATCAGCAAAATTTTGGTACTTAGAAATGCATAAAGCAGGAAGATGTCCCTTGGTATGGAATAAATCTCCCTCACTTTGGAATAAttggaaaattgaaaatgacaAAGAATGATGGAAGATAAATAGAAGGTTAATATTAAAAACCACGCAAGgcatttaaaataaatcttCCTTTTAGAAGCAACAAAcaccaaaatccaaataaaaatggtAGAAATTTACAAGAAATTTGAGCAATTAAGAAGAACGTACACACGTCAAAGTTAAAGGTATGGTTCTCTTGGTTGAGCAAAATATAGGTGGACACCGACACCAACAAAGCCCACTTACATTTATAGACATGTTGCAATGTATTTTGCttacaaaatatacatatatatgtataaatatacagctataaatagataatatatacttttccacataatcatataaaatttaccTTTAGTAAACCCATTTCTTGGGGAAAAATCTTaatcatacaaaataaataccTTGGAGAATGACAATTTTGCAGGGATGAAAGTCCAGATCCAGTACCCACAAATTTTACTTTATCACCTGCATATATAAGGGTTAATACCAGCAATTAGCAATTagttatttatacaaatatcaGAAAAATGTGAAATAACTAAAAAAGAAGATCGGCTGCAAATGTCTATACATAAACATAGACACAAACAAATATCATGCCTGTTTTAAATGTAGTGCCTCTAGATGATGCAGTAGATGTCTCCTGCTTTGGTGGAGCCTGAGAGCTCATAATCGATCCCCCTGTGATGTCAGCCTCAACACTAGAAGGTGGTTTCTTATGCTGTAATCCTGAACTTCGTTTGGCAAATATGGACAATCTTTCTGGCCTGGGTCCTTCTTTCACAGAATCTGATTCCTTGGGTGTTGGATCCTGAAATTAATTGGAAATTTATTGAGACTAATACAAAATGTCTGgaaaaagcatttttaataattcaaacTAAAAATGAGATAAGAGACAAAAATAAGAAACAGGTAGTTAGGGGGagaaaaaatacttaaaatcaaAGGAAATAATCAAAAATAATCTTCAATAACTTACACCAGGCAACAGAAGAGAATCAACAATTAGCAGTTTAGCACCAAAGTGTTTGGCAAGTGCCTTCGCCAAAGTTTCCTGATATATTTCTGACCCTAGAAGTATAAAATCAAGGAATATGATGAGCCATCACACAAAGTAAAACACTAATAAACTACAAAATCTAAAAGTGAATGATCAACTGAAAAAGAGGATTACCTGAAGGACCAGATAATAAAATACGCGGACTCACTGTAGAAAGATCTGACGCATGCTTCGCAAATTTATTACACTTCAAATGTATATACATTGAAGCAATCAATATGCTTTTTGTTGTATCACTGAAATGTTGGAAATTTGTCGCAACACACGTAAATATATTAACAGGCAAGGAATAAGTAATGAATAAATCAAATATCATTCAACTGAAAGGAAAAAGATTTACCTAAGGAAGTATGGAAAACTTTCAAATGAAACTTCTATATCTTCAGGGTTCAGAATTCCTTGTTGCAATTTATCTTTATAGGCTTGACGTCTTGTAGATATTAAAACTGGTGGATCAATATCCTTTAGGAGTTCCCTGATTTCCCTTTGCTCATCCAGCATTTTGGAAATACTACCCCCGAAACCGATGTCAGGTGAACCAGCAAGCATTCGCAGGAACGGCCTCAATTCATAAGCTGGACCAGAGAGTTTTCCTACTTCAGCATCCACACAGGCATCCAATCCCAGGCTATCAAGTGCAGGGTTTTCATTGGTAGCATCAGGGGATGTAGTTAAATCTTTTCCCCTAGAAGACACACCATCctgatcattattattattgcagtCCTTGATATCAATATCTGGAGTACTATCACCTGAGCCTCCACATCCAGACGGCAATGAGGACATCTCTACATCTTGTTGCAGATCCACACCAGCTTTAGCAAGTGGGGGCAGAAGTGATGAGTCATTTCGAATATTTGACATTGAAGCTAATATTGATGCTCCATCAACAGCAGAAGGATCACCAGATCTCGCCTCAACATGAATTCCCTTAACAGAAGCACTCTGGGCTTCCAAAATGCTTAATGAAGGAGTAACGCCAGGAGTAGTTAAATTATCACTGGTAAGCTGCTCAAAAATCTGAGTTAGTGTCAAGGATAATACTGAAAAGCTATGTAGGAGAATTAACATGGCATCCACCAATGGTTGCTCAAAACAACATGCAAGAAGACAATACATGGCCAATGTTATAACAAAGGTCGaatccaaagaaaaaagaaaaacaagtaaCAAATATTGTTGGCATTGTCGAAAAAGGATACATAAGCATGCTTTCCACACGAACCGAACACAACCTCATCACCTCCACTTAGATttacaaaacatttttttttgtatgtttttccaTTTACTTGAACAGAACCTTTTCCCCCTAAGATGTCTAGTACGGCAACACCATGCTGTCCAGATTTAAAATCAGTAAAAATGAGAGAGTCAGAGACATTACCACCAAGGAAAAGCAAATTACgttaaatacaatttttcctTGGACAAACACATATTGAAGAGGTCACATCACTAATACCTTTTTGAGCCTCAGTTTACAAAAACTAGTAGTAACGGGTGAGTCTTTAATTGATAAATTGCATTGAAGGCCTTCGCCAATGGTGAAAATAGGATCACAAATGAACAGGTGAGGGTTCTGGtaggaaaatgaacaaaaaaaaaaaaaaattcataccaTTAGTTCCAAACAAAAGGAACATCCAGATGAAGATGTTTTCCTTCCTCACTGATAAacataaaatcaacaaaaaccaatacATAGTTGCTTGTTTACAGTAGCAATAGAGAAggtaaaaaacaaacaagaaaataataaacactTGGAAACTACTTATTTTCATATCAAAAAGAATCATCGACAAAGTAAAAGGAAAAGGTTATACATATATCTACAACCATTATCAAACTACTTTGAATCACTGACTAGAATGTGAATCAACTATTACAACACGCCTTCCACAGTCGGCCAAGGAACCTACTAAATGAACCAGCAAAATGGTGCTACGAGGAAGATAATGATACATGTGTGACCACAAGATAACATTACAGATGGAAGATTATTAATCATAAGAAACTCGATAAAATCCAATCTCATCACTATTGGGTTAAATTCCACTAACCTTGTTATATAGGGATACAAACTGGGCAACTGTTCATAAGCAAAGATATTGACAGTTCTCATTCATTTTCCTCTTGCTAAAAAATGTTCACCCAATCATCCCTAAGAAACAATGAGTTCGAGGAAAATTGCAAGTTGAGGCCTCAGTATGCAGCACTTAAAACCTCAGGGAACAACCTTCAAGCAATTTTCCCACCAACTTTCCAGACTGCAACAAGATCCAGATTATGTGTCTCAAGCAACACAGGCATTCTCAACCTGCATCAAATGTCACTCCAATTACGAAACAAGATTGGTCCAACCACTCTTGTGAAGGAAGTCGTTTCAAGCTCAGAATTGATGGGAGTTTACTCTTCTTAACTATTAACATCGCACCCCTCTCAAAAGCAAACCATCTCTGTCTCTGTGGGGAAGATCTAACATTCCCCTAGCCTAAGACTCCAAAATCACTTTCCTTAATGACAACACAGGTCACTCTTTAAATAGGTTCATTAATAATCCATAGAGTACCTATGGAAGCCTAAAACAATAACCAATGAGAAAGAAAGGATGGTTGCTCATAAATTCAAAGCAAGCATTTCATCTTCAAAGTCACATACCATCTAAGAAATATTCCATCATGGTGCAATTGCACATAATTAACAGCTATATTCACAGTTAGGATAGAATATAAAACCACGCCAATTTTTCACCAACTCACTGGCATCGAGTCATATGTATAGTTGCACACAATAAAAATACACGTACATATGGTGTACTTGAGAAAGAACCTAAACTATACTAGAGACTAATTACTAAACGATACTAGAGACTAGTTACTAAGTTTTGGAGACCTCAAAAATCATAAGCAAGAACCAGTCTATGTTTCTAGGGAAAGGAACAAGAACACAGCGAAGCAAGCAAATATCGTCTCTTTTGAACAGACAGGAATACAAGTACAAAAAACTACAAAAAGGTTTACCTCAGGGCACTGAGAAAGAAGCTTTCCCCATGGCAACTTTTGCATCAATTTCGTCGTGGTTTTGGTCTGACACTTCTTCCCTCTGCCGACTGCCTTCGGTTTCTCCAAATCTGTGACAGTTTCAGCTAAACCGACAAACCCAAAATACGAAATCAGCATGCAACGGAAACTcgaacacacacaaaaaaaaaaaaaaaaaaaatgcaagaaaagaaaaaagaaaaaagaaaaaagagcgaGAGAGCACCTAAAGGTTGCGGCGGAACCAAAGTCACGCACTCGGCCCCAACTTGAGGGGATTTCTCCGAGACGATCACATCAGAAGCGTTGGCGGAATTTAAAAGATCGGTGTTTGGCAGATCAGGGGAACGCAACACAAGGTCTCGACTATCGGACCCAGACTCTTTCACCGGAACCGACGGCGGACTCCGAATGTCGCTGATCGAAGAGGAAGACTCCGACGCCTAGGGTTTCAACGATAAccgatcaaaaattcaaaaccacACATGCAAATCTTGGAAATAAAAACTccgtataaaaaaaaaaaaaaaggaaattgctGAAAACCCAGACATAGATAAACACGCCCATGAACATAAACATGCATAGCcccaaatcaaaagaaaaaataattaaaaaaaaaaaaaaaccttcgtTCGTTTGGAGTTagtaggaggaggaggagagaaaGCCCGCTTGGAAGAAGAACTGCGTCTGGTTTCAACCATGGTGCGTTGTTGTTGCGTCTGGTTTGTTATTTTGATTCTCTCTTCGTCTCTGATCCAAACAAGGTCCGCCGCTGAGAGAACCCaagagaggaagaggaagagagagaaagagacaggTTGAATGATTGAGGAAGATCAGTTGCCTAAATTTCTctgaatttcttttatatttgggttacgtattttaaatttgtttttttaataaattatacaattatattatgattttattttatttttttaataagagaaAAAAGCCAAAGGGAAAGGTTATGAAGCggtggggaagagagagaggtaGAGATTGGCTTTTGGTGAGATTTGTAAACAATTGGAAGTTGATGCCTGAGAAAGTCATTATGGTTTTAAGAGGGGTTTGGTGAAGGTCTAAACTCGGAAAGTGTGatttatcaaacaaaaattaaataaaatacaattttaaaaaaaaaaaaaaaaaaaaactcggaAAGTGTGAGGGTATTGTTGGCTTTGtcaattttctacttttttataatgaaaacaatatatattttggagaaataagaaataataacGAAATCGATTTtacttatttgaaatttatcagCTATATTacttcttagatttttttttttctttcatatttttccCTGATTTTATGGTCCAGTAtcgtttttaaattatttattaattgcactatcagatttttttaaataattagtaTTGGCATAGTAcactgattttttaaatttaaaaatttaaaaatttatttatttatttattttatttttttttttggatctttaCACTTAAACTTGCGATAAAGCAAATGCTTTTTTTGTTCCTATCGTGTTGAAAAAAGTTTGGATGTATTTTGTCTTATAAAGTTTGTAGGATGGCAATTTTTTTGACtaggaattttatttttttttaataacaataataatagtgataatAAAAAAGGGCGAAGTCACCCATGTCCAGGAAAATATCATTGATACTTAGAAAAATGTTAAAGAATAATGCGTTACTTATTTGGAAGTGGACCTCACTCATTTTATATTAAACGCGAAActatcaatctaattttttcAAGAGCGGTCTCAATTGCATTTTTCGACTCCACTTATTGTGTACATGGATTTggcaaatattaaattatattgggAAATATCAGTAGCCAGACTAAACTTTTAAACACAACCAAGAAACAAACaataaaaccaattaaaaaaaaaagtaaattgaatatgataaataaaattaagaaacataATTATGATTGGTATTTTGGTCGGAAATCTTAATATTTTAGATACATCTTAATAGTTGTTGTGATTAGATATAATTTGGTACCATGTCTACTTGGTACCTACAtggtcaggaaaaaaaaaatatataataataataatacgagACTGTGGTATGTCCCCCGTGTCCCAGCTTGCATCTTAGTCGACATGGTTGAACATTAGTTCCATAGCCGGTGATAAGTATGGAACTTTCACATCATAGATGAATCCGCAATCCATAAACAACCCAATTGCTAATACATGTTTCCCcagaaaaatatacatatacatacatacataattaaaagtaaaataaaatcccAATTGCTATAAAAAGTGTAcactttcagccaaaaaaaagaaaaagaaaaaaagaaaagtgtacACAATCACAACCCCACATAGCATCCTAAACCTTGACCAAATGACCAGGTATATAAACAAAGATGTAttcgatgttttttttttttttttttttggtaatagaacATGTAGTTGATGTTGATTGGATGAGTCTATGGGTCAGCCACCACCTATTCcaaattcaatattatttaagaCACCGAATtgctgaaaaattatataaatacataccaAATTTGTTGTCTAATTGCTTTACCAACTAATATACAAAGAGGCAGAGCATCTTCATTTACAATGGTTATTGtagattatttaaatatttgttgctgaattaaaatcatttaaaaaaaattctcaaaaaataaaatataaaatcattaaagaGAACAAATACTTTAAAATCTGCTTGACGGTAcgacttaaaaaaacaaaaaatcttggtaatgataaaatcaatttttattgatgataatacataatttttttaaacaaaaaaagataatcacatttgtatttatataactACTGGAgattgatttttgaattaattatttattaaacagATATCTATATCACATAAACATTAACTTGTTTAAAACTTTGCCATATATAAATGGTAATTGAAGATACTTTAACATGTTATTTATTGACAAATTaatgttaatttaaatataaataaataaattttttacttgataattaaatttcaaatataaatcaatcagaTGCTATTTTATTATTCGCCAATTTAGTgggtaaataaaatttgaaactctagcattatttttcaaacttccgtacagtaaaaaatattaatgaattgaTTAATTCTGTAATATTATTAATGGGGAGTATTCCGAAAGTTAACTACCAACCGAACAACTAAGCAACTAACCCTATTTTCCAAAACTAAGCAACTAACCAAAGATCTCCATGGATTGGAGAATTTGGATTAAAACTTTATGAAGAGTAATCACATGGAAGTTTGAAAGTGGAGAAGGAATCACGCAGTCTATTCACAATCATGCATGGCAGGCATAAGGGTTTAATCATTACCATTTCAATTTGCGTCAATCTGTACTACtaaaaagtgttaaaaaaaaaaaaactaatatttttattcaaacaaTTTCATTATCTTAGTTTGACTTTATTAGAGATTTTTTCCTCACCTGTGTTATCTCTCATGAGCCTCTCAAAGTACCAtactataatttatatattatactttttcttttaaatttttaacttttccattaaagcaaaagaaaaaaaaaaaaaaaaacaaaaagaaaaaagaaagttccCATTTTTTTTCAGCCCTTTGCATACAATAGTTGTACATGGTTATCAGCAAATGGACAATATTGGAATATCAATAAAACGTATAATTATTAAGATAGAGCTAACCGCTCGTGCGTGGACAACTCTTGATCGGGAACAAAACGGATGCATGCGGGTTTGCCAATGGATTATGAACCTTCCAAAACGAAACCCATTTTGGAAGTGGGCTGGACTACTTCTATTAGACCCATAATTTTCTATGGCCCAAATTGACAAATCATTTCACTTGCTATGAATTTGTATTTTCTACATATTGGAATAACACCAAATCTATGTAATACCCAAATTTATACGGAATAACATGGTTGACAGCAAAGCgagaatcaaatatatatatatatatatatttaataaatttgatataatttggTTAATTTCATTGCTAatagcacttttttttttttttggtctaattatcTGTACTTTATGGAGGAATGAGGGTCCTTGTAATTGTGATTGGAGGCTCCATTTTGCTATCCTTAGTAAAAGAATCTAGAGGGTTTAGAGGTAGAATACGATATTACTAAAATGACTAGGTTGGATCAAAGAAAGAACAAATTTTGGCCACGCATTAGAGATGAGGAATAAGAGGGAATAAATAT
This genomic interval carries:
- the LOC107426342 gene encoding uncharacterized protein LOC107426342 isoform X2, whose amino-acid sequence is MVETRRSSSSKRAFSPPPPTNSKRTKASESSSSISDIRSPPSVPVKESGSDSRDLVLRSPDLPNTDLLNSANASDVIVSEKSPQVGAECVTLVPPQPLAETVTDLEKPKAVGRGKKCQTKTTTKLMQKLPWGKLLSQCPENPHLFICDPIFTIGEGLQCNLSIKDSPVTTSFCKLRLKKLTSDNLTTPGVTPSLSILEAQSASVKGIHVEARSGDPSAVDGASILASMSNIRNDSSLLPPLAKAGVDLQQDVEMSSLPSGCGGSGDSTPDIDIKDCNNNNDQDGVSSRGKDLTTSPDATNENPALDSLGLDACVDAEVGKLSGPAYELRPFLRMLAGSPDIGFGGSISKMLDEQREIRELLKDIDPPVLISTRRQAYKDKLQQGILNPEDIEVSFESFPYFLSDTTKSILIASMYIHLKCNKFAKHASDLSTVSPRILLSGPSGSEIYQETLAKALAKHFGAKLLIVDSLLLPGDPTPKESDSVKEGPRPERLSIFAKRSSGLQHKKPPSSVEADITGGSIMSSQAPPKQETSTASSRGTTFKTGDKVKFVGTGSGLSSLQNCHSPRGPSFGCRGKVVLAFEENGSSKIGVRFEKSIPDGNDLGGRCEEDHGFFCSAHHLRLDGSGSDDLEKLAITELFEIASNESKSVPVILFVKDIEKSMVGSSDAHTFLKTRLEHLPPKVVIIGSHMQLDNRKEKSHPGGLLFTKFGSNQTALLDFAFPDNFGRLHDRSKETPKTMKQLGRLFPNKVVIQLPQDEALLSDWKQQLECDVETMKAQSNIVSIRSVLNRIGLDCPDIETLCIKDQALTTENVEKVVGWALCYHLMQCSDVSIKDAKLLISSESLRHGLNLLQGIQSESKSVKKSLKDVVTENEFEKKLLADVIPPSDIGVTFDDIGALENVKDTLKELVMLPLQRPELFSKGQLTKPCKGILLFGPPGTGKTMLAKAVATEAGANFINISMSSITSKWFGEGEKYVKAVFSLASKIAPSVVFVDEVDSMLGRRENPGEHEAMRKMKNEFMVNWDGLRTKDKERVLVLAATNRPFDLDEAVIRRLPRRLMVNLPDARNREKILGVILAKEDLEPDVDLEAVANMTDGYSGSDLKNLCVTAAHRPIREILEKEKKERAIALADSRPVPALYNSGDVRPLKMDDFKCAHEQVCASVSSESTNMNELLQWNDLYGEGGSRKQKSLSYFM
- the LOC107426342 gene encoding uncharacterized protein LOC107426342 isoform X3, which encodes MVETRRSSSSKRAFSPPPPTNSKRTKASESSSSISDIRSPPSVPVKESGSDSRDLVLRSPDLPNTDLLNSANASDVIVSEKSPQVGAECVTLVPPQPLAETVTDLEKPKAVGRGKKCQTKTTTKLMQKLPWGKLLSQCPELTSDNLTTPGVTPSLSILEAQSASVKGIHVEARSGDPSAVDGASILASMSNIRNDSSLLPPLAKAGVDLQQDVEMSSLPSGCGGSGDSTPDIDIKDCNNNNDQDGVSSRGKDLTTSPDATNENPALDSLGLDACVDAEVGKLSGPAYELRPFLRMLAGSPDIGFGGSISKMLDEQREIRELLKDIDPPVLISTRRQAYKDKLQQGILNPEDIEVSFESFPYFLSDTTKSILIASMYIHLKCNKFAKHASDLSTVSPRILLSGPSGSEIYQETLAKALAKHFGAKLLIVDSLLLPGDPTPKESDSVKEGPRPERLSIFAKRSSGLQHKKPPSSVEADITGGSIMSSQAPPKQETSTASSRGTTFKTGDKVKFVGTGSGLSSLQNCHSPRGPSFGCRGKVVLAFEENGSSKIGVRFEKSIPDGNDLGGRCEEDHGFFCSAHHLRLDGSGSDDLEKLAITELFEIASNESKSVPVILFVKDIEKSMVGSSDAHTFLKTRLEHLPPKVVIIGSHMQLDNRKEKSHPGGLLFTKFGSNQTALLDFAFPDNFGRLHDRSKETPKTMKQLGRLFPNKVVIQLPQDEALLSDWKQQLECDVETMKAQSNIVSIRSVLNRIGLDCPDIETLCIKDQALTTENVEKVVGWALCYHLMQCSDVSIKDAKLLISSESLRHGLNLLQGIQSESKSVKKSLKDVVTENEFEKKLLADVIPPSDIGVTFDDIGALENVKDTLKELVMLPLQRPELFSKGQLTKPCKGILLFGPPGTGKTMLAKAVATEAGANFINISMSSITSKWFGEGEKYVKAVFSLASKIAPSVVFVDEVDSMLGRRENPGEHEAMRKMKNEFMVNWDGLRTKDKERVLVLAATNRPFDLDEAVIRRLPRRLMVNLPDARNREKILGVILAKEDLEPDVDLEAVANMTDGYSGSDLKNLCVTAAHRPIREILEKEKKERAIALADSRPVPALYNSGDVRPLKMDDFKCAHEQVCASVSSESTNMNELLQWNDLYGEGGSRKQKSLSYFM